Proteins encoded in a region of the Bartonella taylorii genome:
- a CDS encoding autotransporter outer membrane beta-barrel domain-containing protein, producing MIKVFRNHVCLCTFTTAIFSLLQSGIAVGANIGREGGKSYNISVFPVPPSVTLSSSPREIPNRSGTYDYNGNNGFSGYGYSGGYNSLSGRRHNSLKGESGSVGVNSTDISITSINSINPATPISAYRGPDGNGYIGINGHEVLDSNSISGSSHNRFFSESHHNGFSGERVGSGSGSVVSHVLLGGNNLNRTLSGESGDNGHIEYNRFDVEYNGEKQSLYDGLYYVCDGCGSRLIDNQFYKITNENVSNYPSDPTAITVKGIGTKVIGKNVTVSSQVADKTFLVGVHVLENGKIVLEDPILKGTVIALRASDGVIEVKNGKIEKSHEGVDATENSFVLLEDTEIKTANGIASLLSYEHSEVWMSGGSVDFMNSHGISSMLGGKVNLENVEITGKADKGKDRAVVHMDSGGAVNLEGSIVSAGGGLHGILLETTVDSIPLQEVTDLSNEDYDLKIPVTEVNMKSSSVTVKGKGSYGIYLRGEKPWSEGEAKKEEISSEKEKNPPRLEVVNLDKTEFSVLDDAALYGRNIISGAVGLVHSTLRSGNFLLKAEEGASITVLADASTLEGRTYVDKNSNAKLYLGGRSKWILQQPLQKDQHEAAHDSSISLVSLMGDSSIKFTQLKPDQNYIYQTLSIGKGTGEVYRAQDGAQIYLNTYLNSGGALDHQQTDRVLIDGDVFGITTVHVHGISGSPGESTGSGGNNQGISIIQVSGEAKERSFQLYGGYVALKDSPYQYRLYAYGPTSGLGEADPTQRLVKGSGEFWDFRLENGYIDADLRPEPAPIPRPEPEPSPDLRPEPAPAPGPDPKPHPKPGIKAVVPQVPTYLLLPNALFHAGLMNISNQNNRLEALRTTSNGMLEIRENPAFFVRGYGGNYRYVSNLSALEYGYGGELDSNAIEAGVLLQTVENAYGATSFGVIGSYERLSLQPLDVEKSQKSMFDKWSVTAYGGMQWDTGFYADGLLSYGLFKGDVLTLARGKTATLKGTPLSASLTSGKAFMIGDKGLIFDPQVQVVYQRLQFNKTRDIDDFDIDMRKLDQWVARVGGRLTKTLPATDEARVVSFYGKLHLAHGFGGKQSVHFKDAFQLGAFGSSLETGLGFNAQLSQKFALHGDLMYQHKLTKAGFSGTSFSGGLRYHF from the coding sequence ATGATTAAAGTGTTTAGAAATCATGTATGTTTATGTACTTTCACAACGGCTATCTTTTCTTTGCTACAAAGTGGAATAGCAGTTGGTGCAAATATTGGAAGAGAAGGGGGAAAATCTTATAATATTAGCGTTTTTCCAGTGCCCCCAAGTGTGACCCTCTCTAGTTCTCCTAGAGAGATTCCTAACAGATCTGGTACGTATGACTATAACGGGAATAATGGCTTTAGCGGATATGGATATAGTGGTGGCTATAATAGCCTTAGTGGTAGAAGACATAATAGCCTTAAAGGGGAGAGTGGGTCTGTTGGTGTCAATTCTACCGATATCAGTATTACTTCGATCAACTCAATCAACCCAGCTACTCCGATTAGCGCGTATAGGGGGCCAGATGGGAACGGATATATAGGTATCAACGGGCATGAAGTTCTAGACTCTAATAGTATTAGTGGTAGCAGCCATAATCGCTTTTTTAGTGAGAGTCACCATAATGGCTTTAGCGGGGAGCGTGTGGGCAGCGGATCTGGTAGTGTAGTTTCTCATGTTCTTCTTGGTGGGAATAACTTGAATCGTACTCTTAGCGGAGAAAGTGGGGATAATGGACATATCGAGTATAATCGTTTTGATGTCGAATATAATGGTGAGAAGCAATCATTATATGATGGCTTATATTATGTGTGTGACGGTTGCGGGAGCCGCCTAATTGATAATCAATTTTATAAAATTACGAATGAGAACGTTTCCAACTATCCTTCTGATCCTACTGCTATAACGGTGAAAGGAATAGGTACGAAAGTTATTGGGAAAAATGTAACGGTTAGTAGTCAAGTTGCTGATAAAACTTTTCTAGTAGGTGTGCATGTATTAGAGAACGGTAAGATTGTTTTGGAAGATCCGATTCTCAAAGGCACAGTTATAGCCCTTCGTGCGAGTGATGGAGTGATTGAGGTAAAAAATGGAAAGATTGAGAAAAGTCATGAGGGTGTTGATGCAACAGAGAATTCGTTTGTTCTTTTAGAAGATACAGAAATTAAGACTGCTAATGGGATCGCAAGTCTTTTAAGTTATGAGCATTCAGAAGTTTGGATGTCAGGTGGATCAGTTGATTTTATGAACAGCCATGGGATTTCTTCGATGTTAGGTGGAAAAGTAAATCTCGAGAATGTTGAAATTACTGGGAAGGCGGACAAAGGCAAGGATCGTGCGGTTGTACATATGGATTCAGGGGGGGCTGTTAATTTAGAGGGTAGTATTGTTAGTGCTGGTGGGGGCCTCCATGGTATATTATTAGAAACTACAGTCGATTCTATTCCTCTGCAGGAAGTTACAGATTTATCAAATGAGGATTATGATTTAAAGATTCCTGTGACTGAAGTTAATATGAAATCCTCTTCTGTTACCGTAAAGGGTAAGGGATCTTATGGTATCTACTTGCGGGGAGAGAAGCCATGGAGCGAAGGTGAAGCCAAAAAAGAAGAAATTTCATCAGAGAAAGAAAAAAATCCACCACGATTAGAAGTTGTTAATTTGGATAAAACAGAGTTTTCTGTTTTAGACGATGCGGCTCTTTATGGTAGAAACATTATTTCTGGTGCGGTGGGGTTGGTGCACAGCACTCTTCGTTCCGGGAATTTTTTATTAAAAGCTGAGGAAGGTGCTTCTATAACAGTTTTGGCTGATGCTTCTACTCTTGAAGGCCGTACTTACGTTGATAAAAATTCTAATGCCAAACTTTATTTGGGAGGCCGTTCTAAATGGATTTTACAACAACCGTTGCAAAAAGATCAACATGAGGCTGCACATGATTCTTCTATTTCACTTGTAAGCCTTATGGGTGATAGTAGTATTAAGTTTACACAATTAAAACCTGATCAGAATTACATTTACCAAACACTCAGCATTGGAAAAGGAACAGGTGAGGTTTATAGAGCGCAGGATGGTGCTCAGATTTATCTTAATACATATCTGAATAGTGGTGGCGCTCTTGATCATCAACAGACTGATCGTGTTTTGATTGATGGTGATGTTTTTGGAATAACAACAGTGCATGTGCATGGTATTTCAGGAAGTCCAGGGGAATCTACTGGGAGTGGTGGAAATAATCAAGGTATTTCAATTATTCAGGTTTCTGGAGAGGCAAAAGAGCGTTCTTTTCAGTTGTATGGTGGTTATGTTGCTCTGAAAGATTCACCTTATCAGTATAGGCTTTATGCTTATGGTCCAACGTCTGGTTTGGGAGAAGCGGATCCTACTCAAAGATTGGTTAAAGGTAGCGGGGAATTTTGGGATTTTCGTCTCGAAAATGGATATATTGATGCTGATCTTAGACCTGAACCAGCCCCGATTCCTAGGCCTGAACCAGAACCTTCTCCTGATCTTAGACCTGAACCAGCGCCAGCTCCTGGACCTGATCCAAAACCTCATCCTAAGCCCGGAATCAAGGCTGTTGTTCCACAAGTTCCGACTTATCTGCTTTTGCCAAATGCTTTATTTCATGCAGGTTTGATGAATATTAGCAATCAAAACAATCGGTTAGAAGCTTTGCGAACCACTTCCAATGGCATGTTAGAAATTCGTGAAAATCCTGCCTTTTTTGTGCGTGGTTATGGTGGAAATTACCGTTATGTTTCAAATCTTTCCGCTCTTGAATATGGTTATGGAGGTGAACTTGATTCTAATGCCATAGAGGCAGGCGTTTTGTTGCAAACAGTTGAAAATGCATATGGTGCTACTTCTTTTGGGGTGATAGGGTCTTACGAGAGACTTTCTTTGCAGCCTTTGGATGTTGAAAAAAGTCAAAAAAGCATGTTTGATAAATGGTCAGTGACAGCATATGGTGGTATGCAGTGGGATACGGGCTTTTATGCTGATGGTCTTCTCTCCTATGGTTTGTTTAAGGGTGATGTCCTTACTCTTGCACGTGGCAAAACTGCAACATTAAAAGGAACCCCTCTAAGTGCTTCATTGACTTCTGGTAAAGCTTTTATGATAGGGGATAAAGGTCTTATTTTTGATCCGCAGGTTCAAGTTGTCTATCAGCGTCTTCAGTTTAATAAAACTCGTGATATTGACGACTTTGATATTGATATGAGAAAACTTGATCA